Proteins encoded together in one Vitis vinifera cultivar Pinot Noir 40024 chromosome 4, ASM3070453v1 window:
- the LOC100247862 gene encoding GATA transcription factor 18 has product MHRCSSSQGNMAGPCTCGLFHNQSNSFSMLFSMPNHKPFDETDMYPFTSSSSSSVDCTLSLGTPSTRLTDNDEKRMHHDRRAGSCVSNFCWDILQSKHTPSAPTHKPSRGGSSGSSSNNSAGDPLLARRCANCDTTSTPLWRNGPRGPKSLCNACGIRFKKEERRATAAAATTGATAGVMEPQHIMISHHNNSWVHHSQTQKMPCLSPAMGNEFRFIEDDDRDSDTGIPFLSWRLNVTDRPSLVHDFTR; this is encoded by the exons ATGCATCGTTGCAGTAGCTCACAAGGGAACATGGCGGGTCCATGTACATGTGGGCTGTTCCACAATCAGAGcaattctttctctatgctCTTCTCCATGCCCAATCACAAGCCTTTCGATGAAACAGACATGTATCCGTTCACgtcctcctcttcttcttccgtgGATTGCACTCTTTCTCTCGGAACTCCATCCACTCGTTTAACGGACAATGATGAAAAGCGAATGCACCACGATCGACGGGCTGGTTCTTGTGTGTCTAACTTTTGCTGGGACATATTACAGTCCAAACACACGCCATCTGCACCAACTCATAAGCCCAGCCGCGGAGGAAGCAGCggcagcagcagcaacaactCCGCCGGCGATCCCCTCCTCGCTCGCCGTTGTGCTAACTGCGACACCACTTCTACCCCACTTTGGAGGAACGGTCCAAGAGGCCCAAAG TCGCTGTGCAATGCCTGTGGAATTCGATTCAAGAAAGAAGAGAGGAGAGCCACAGCCGCCGCCGCCACCACTGGTGCAACTGCAGGAGTAATGGAACCGCAACACATAATGATAAGCCATCACAACAATTCATGGGTTCACCACTCTCAGACCCAGAAAATGCCCTGCCTCTCTCCGGCCATGGGCAACGAATTCAGGTTCATCGAGGACGACGATCGAGATTCCGATACAGGCATTCCGTTCCTCTCTTGGCGTCTGAATGTCACAGACAGGCCCAGCCTCGTCCACGACTTCACAAGATGA